A region from the Caldicellulosiruptor naganoensis genome encodes:
- the glmU gene encoding bifunctional UDP-N-acetylglucosamine diphosphorylase/glucosamine-1-phosphate N-acetyltransferase GlmU yields MSKKSTFIILAAGEGKRMKSKYSKVVQKIMGKPMILYIIDEIEKNFEDGRIVVVVGNKREDVYKVLEGRNVRFAYQEKQLGTAHAVMCAMSKVSDDSEDIFVLYGDVPFIKADTLKKLSQKRKEEAAALCLLTAIFENPYGYGRIIADENGNVIKIVEERDATEEQRKIKEINPGFYCFEKQELVNVLSKIDNKNSQNEYYLTDAIEILNRSGKKVVKVTVEDNFEVMGINSRYELFVAEQELKLRINKEHLSRGVQIIDIYSTYIHPDAQIGKDTVIYPGTFILGKTSIGEDCVIGPQSYIVDSKIGNNCHIQFSVIESSEIKDNVKIGPYAHLRPNNLLEEGVKIGNFVEVKNSKLGKNTKSAHLTYIGDADIGENVNLGCGTIFVNYDGYKKHRTVVENNAFIGCNSNLIAPVKIGENAYIAAGSTITEDVPAGALAIARERQTNKEGWVLKRKQKYENK; encoded by the coding sequence ATGAGCAAGAAAAGTACGTTTATAATTTTAGCTGCTGGCGAAGGAAAGAGGATGAAATCTAAATATTCCAAGGTTGTCCAAAAGATTATGGGAAAGCCTATGATACTTTATATAATAGACGAGATTGAGAAAAACTTTGAAGATGGTAGGATTGTGGTTGTTGTAGGAAACAAAAGAGAGGATGTCTATAAAGTTTTAGAAGGAAGGAATGTAAGATTTGCATATCAAGAAAAACAGCTTGGCACAGCACATGCTGTTATGTGTGCAATGAGCAAAGTTTCAGATGATTCAGAGGATATTTTTGTACTGTACGGTGATGTACCTTTTATAAAGGCTGATACTTTAAAAAAGCTTTCTCAAAAGAGAAAAGAAGAAGCTGCAGCGCTTTGTCTTCTGACAGCTATTTTTGAAAATCCATACGGTTATGGTAGGATAATTGCAGATGAAAACGGCAATGTAATAAAGATTGTTGAGGAGAGGGATGCAACTGAAGAACAAAGAAAAATAAAAGAGATAAACCCAGGCTTTTATTGTTTTGAAAAACAAGAGCTTGTAAATGTTTTGAGCAAGATTGACAACAAAAATAGCCAGAACGAGTATTATCTAACAGATGCTATTGAGATACTAAACAGAAGTGGCAAAAAGGTTGTAAAAGTAACTGTAGAAGACAATTTTGAGGTTATGGGAATTAACTCAAGGTATGAGCTTTTTGTTGCTGAGCAGGAGTTGAAACTTAGGATAAATAAAGAACATCTCTCAAGAGGTGTGCAAATAATAGACATATACAGTACCTATATTCATCCAGATGCCCAAATTGGAAAGGATACAGTAATTTATCCGGGTACATTTATACTTGGCAAAACTTCAATTGGGGAGGACTGTGTAATTGGTCCACAGTCTTACATTGTAGACTCAAAAATAGGAAATAACTGTCATATCCAGTTTTCTGTGATAGAAAGTTCTGAAATAAAGGATAATGTCAAGATAGGACCATATGCGCACCTGAGACCAAACAACCTTTTAGAAGAAGGAGTAAAGATTGGAAATTTTGTTGAAGTCAAAAACTCTAAGCTTGGGAAGAACACAAAGTCAGCCCATCTTACATACATTGGGGATGCTGATATTGGCGAGAATGTGAATTTAGGCTGTGGAACAATCTTTGTAAACTATGATGGGTATAAAAAGCACAGAACAGTTGTTGAGAACAATGCATTTATAGGCTGCAATTCTAATCTCATTGCGCCAGTTAAAATTGGAGAAAATGCCTACATTGCAGCAGGTTCTACTATAACAGAGGATGTACCAGCTGGTGCGCTTGCAATTGCGAGAGAGAGGCAAACAAACAAAGAGGGCTGGGTACTGAAGAGAAAACAGAAGTATGAGAACAAATAA
- a CDS encoding ribose-phosphate diphosphokinase has translation MITHGKEIKIFAGNSNRELAEEIAKKLNKKLGDAEIGRFSDGEISVKINETVRGADVFVVQSTCHPVNENLMELLIMIDAFKRASAGRITAVIPYYGYARQDRKARARDPITAKLVANLITSAGADRVLTMDLHAPQIQGFFDIPLDHLIGVPILAKYFLENVNLENAVVVSPDLGSVTRARSFATKLDLPLAIVDKRRPKANVAEIMNIIGDVKDKTAIMVDDMIDTAGTIVAAAQALMDYGAKEIYACCTHPVLSGPAVERIKNSPIKELIVLNTIPLPPEKRIDKIKVLSVADLFAEAINRIYEDVAISPLFDEYISTKPNR, from the coding sequence GTGATAACACATGGCAAAGAGATAAAGATATTTGCTGGAAATTCTAACAGAGAGTTAGCAGAAGAAATAGCCAAAAAGCTCAACAAAAAACTTGGCGATGCAGAGATAGGCAGGTTTTCAGACGGTGAGATTTCAGTTAAGATTAATGAAACTGTACGTGGTGCGGATGTGTTTGTTGTTCAGTCAACATGCCACCCTGTCAATGAGAATCTCATGGAACTTTTAATTATGATTGACGCTTTTAAAAGAGCCTCAGCCGGAAGAATAACAGCTGTAATTCCTTACTATGGATATGCAAGACAAGATAGAAAAGCCCGAGCTCGTGACCCAATTACTGCAAAGCTTGTTGCAAACTTGATTACCTCTGCTGGTGCTGACAGGGTACTCACAATGGACCTTCATGCGCCGCAGATTCAAGGATTTTTTGACATCCCTCTTGACCATTTAATTGGTGTTCCAATATTAGCAAAGTACTTCCTTGAAAATGTCAATCTTGAAAATGCTGTTGTTGTATCGCCCGATTTAGGAAGTGTTACAAGAGCACGCAGTTTTGCAACAAAACTTGACCTGCCACTTGCTATTGTGGACAAGAGACGTCCAAAAGCAAATGTTGCTGAGATAATGAACATCATTGGTGATGTCAAAGACAAGACTGCCATAATGGTTGATGATATGATAGACACAGCAGGGACAATTGTTGCAGCAGCACAGGCTCTCATGGACTATGGAGCAAAAGAAATCTATGCTTGCTGTACACACCCAGTGTTGTCTGGTCCTGCTGTTGAGAGAATTAAAAACTCCCCAATTAAAGAACTGATAGTATTAAATACTATTCCTCTGCCTCCTGAAAAGAGAATCGACAAAATTAAAGTGCTCTCTGTTGCTGATCTTTTTGCTGAGGCAATAAACAGAATATATGAAGATGTTGCAATCTCTCCTTTATTTGATGAGTACATTAGCACAAAGCCAAATAGGTGA
- the pth gene encoding aminoacyl-tRNA hydrolase, whose translation MDYIIAGLGNPGERYTFTRHNAGFLAIDYLAQTFNTKVDRINFKGLVGSFEYAGKKVLLLKPMTYMNASGDSIIEAVNFYKIKPEKLIVIYDDIAFDVGVVKMRKKGSDGGHNGMKSIIQRLGTEEFPRIRIGIGIPKEDMIKYVLSEFEDDEKQKVFRAIEKAAQGIKILLESGIDRAMNYINGDVVV comes from the coding sequence TTGGACTACATCATTGCTGGGCTTGGTAATCCAGGCGAAAGGTATACATTTACACGTCACAATGCAGGGTTTTTGGCAATCGATTACCTGGCACAGACTTTTAATACAAAGGTGGACAGAATAAATTTCAAAGGTCTTGTTGGGAGTTTTGAGTATGCTGGCAAGAAAGTACTTCTTTTAAAGCCAATGACATACATGAACGCGAGCGGTGACAGTATTATTGAGGCTGTAAATTTCTACAAAATAAAACCTGAAAAACTAATTGTCATCTATGATGACATAGCATTTGACGTTGGAGTTGTTAAGATGAGAAAGAAAGGGTCAGATGGTGGACACAACGGCATGAAGTCTATAATTCAGCGGCTTGGTACAGAAGAGTTTCCGAGGATTAGAATTGGCATTGGTATTCCAAAAGAGGATATGATAAAATATGTATTGTCAGAATTTGAAGATGATGAGAAGCAAAAGGTTTTTAGAGCAATTGAAAAAGCAGCACAAGGTATTAAAATTTTGCTTGAGAGTGGTATTGACAGGGCAATGAACTATATAAATGGGGATGTGGTGGTGTAG
- the mfd gene encoding transcription-repair coupling factor has product MLRVFEKLDEFLNIERSVLQKSLPILVTNLGEMGKALLVKALCQKFNKKVLFVTHQKGKSEWERRFKSLFDKVVFLQERENPLINSFAKSKDSDIQRMEEFVRIFEEGFDVLVLSPQNLLEKYADFKFESITLEENKEMNFDEFLNALSRYGYERVKVVEKKGQFSQKGGIIDIYPIFSKYPVRIEFFGDTIDTIRYFDVETQKSFERVSYVKIYKACEWDLSIDFSDGIKKVVADFKKLQSKLKGDARRSLEESFKDVVDGLDLKIDRLYPYYYQNFRSIFDIFNDCLVVIDEYNQVHSSLKTFEDQTEELYKDLLEKGYVLPKMAECYFKFHEILDNLSNSIILQTFTQNIKEVQVKDIFSFSNLREIPSYNGQKNLLIDDIKYYLSKGYTINVFAGSRTSLEDLRSDLEKSGLEFSETDEVLAEGRGVYLLPQSIEKGVEFQDLKWVCLSFFNFEKKKGNDIKKRPKSKKEAFYTIEDLKYGSYVVHRTYGIGRFLGFEKITVEGVTKEYLKLEYANNSYLYVPTTNLDVIEKYIGTDDSEPKLSKLGTLEWQKQKQKVRKSLEVVAKDIVELYAKRQLKKGFKFSPDTIWQKEFEEKFPYTETEGQLQAIEEIKKDMESEKPMDRILCGDVGYGKTEVAMRAAFKAVMDSKQVAVLVPTTILAQQHYMTFVQRMKDFPITIEVLSRLKTESQQKKILKRLKDGTIDIIIGTHRLLSNDVKFKDLGLLIIDEEHKFGVEHKEKIKKLKENVDVLTLTATPIPRTLNMALLGIRDLSIIEDPPEDRFPVQTFVMEYNEKVIKEAILKEISRGGQVFYLYNRVKDIEEVVNRLQALLGEDVKIAYAHGQMDEKQLEEVLIDFINGKYDVLVTTTIIESGVDMPNVNTLIVEDADRLGLAQLYQLRGRVGRSNKLAYAYFTFRKDKVLSEEASKRLAAIKEFTELGSGFKIAMRDLEIRGAGSIVGKLQHGHINAVGYDMYIRLLSEEIRRLKGENIQMEIEPQIDIKVDAFISADYIEDEKERINMYKKISSIESKEDVQEIYDELIDRFGDVPKEVDNLIKIAYIKLLCKKLGILNVMQNGSEKVKLQFFSHETVSLAKELFSQRGVSYAQGKDGTVEVFLTKDSLDLLINLLECLEEGCRNIGALK; this is encoded by the coding sequence TTGCTGAGAGTTTTTGAAAAGCTTGATGAGTTTTTAAATATTGAAAGGTCAGTTTTACAAAAAAGCCTTCCCATACTTGTCACAAACCTTGGCGAGATGGGAAAGGCATTGTTGGTCAAAGCACTGTGTCAAAAATTTAACAAAAAGGTTCTCTTTGTCACGCATCAAAAGGGCAAAAGTGAGTGGGAGAGAAGGTTCAAAAGTCTTTTTGACAAAGTGGTTTTTTTGCAAGAAAGGGAGAATCCTCTTATAAACTCATTTGCAAAGAGCAAGGACTCAGATATTCAAAGAATGGAAGAGTTTGTCAGGATTTTTGAAGAAGGATTTGATGTGCTTGTTTTAAGCCCGCAAAATTTGCTTGAAAAGTACGCAGATTTTAAGTTTGAGTCTATCACCCTTGAAGAGAACAAAGAGATGAATTTTGATGAATTTTTAAATGCGCTTTCAAGATATGGTTATGAAAGAGTTAAGGTTGTTGAGAAGAAAGGTCAATTTTCCCAGAAAGGTGGGATAATAGATATATATCCCATTTTCAGCAAGTACCCCGTCAGAATAGAATTCTTTGGTGATACAATTGATACCATAAGGTACTTTGACGTTGAGACTCAAAAGTCGTTTGAAAGGGTCTCTTATGTAAAGATTTATAAAGCTTGTGAGTGGGATTTAAGTATTGACTTTTCAGATGGTATCAAAAAGGTAGTAGCTGATTTTAAAAAACTTCAGAGCAAGCTCAAAGGCGATGCAAGAAGAAGCTTGGAAGAGAGTTTCAAGGATGTAGTGGATGGGCTTGATTTAAAAATTGACAGACTATATCCCTACTATTACCAAAATTTCAGATCCATTTTTGATATTTTTAATGATTGCCTTGTTGTAATTGACGAGTATAATCAGGTTCACAGCAGCTTGAAAACTTTTGAAGATCAGACTGAGGAACTTTATAAAGACCTTTTAGAAAAAGGATATGTACTGCCGAAAATGGCAGAATGCTATTTCAAATTCCATGAGATTTTAGATAACCTTTCCAATTCAATCATTCTTCAAACATTTACACAAAATATAAAGGAGGTACAAGTAAAAGATATCTTTTCCTTTAGCAATCTCAGAGAAATTCCATCTTACAATGGGCAGAAAAACCTTTTGATAGATGATATAAAGTATTACCTTTCAAAAGGCTACACCATAAATGTCTTTGCAGGGAGCAGGACATCGCTTGAAGATTTAAGATCTGATCTTGAAAAGAGTGGATTAGAGTTTAGTGAGACAGATGAGGTTTTAGCAGAGGGACGAGGAGTTTATCTTCTTCCACAGTCAATCGAAAAAGGAGTTGAGTTTCAGGACTTAAAATGGGTATGCCTTAGCTTTTTCAACTTTGAGAAGAAAAAGGGAAATGATATCAAAAAAAGACCGAAATCAAAGAAAGAAGCTTTTTACACAATTGAAGACTTAAAGTACGGAAGCTATGTTGTCCACAGGACATATGGTATTGGAAGATTTTTGGGATTTGAAAAGATAACTGTTGAGGGTGTGACAAAAGAATATTTAAAACTCGAATATGCTAATAACTCTTACTTGTATGTACCGACCACCAACTTAGATGTAATTGAGAAATATATAGGCACTGATGATTCAGAACCGAAACTATCAAAGCTTGGAACTTTAGAGTGGCAAAAACAAAAGCAAAAAGTCAGAAAGTCACTTGAGGTTGTGGCAAAAGACATAGTTGAGCTGTATGCAAAAAGGCAGCTCAAAAAAGGTTTTAAGTTCTCGCCTGACACCATCTGGCAAAAGGAGTTTGAAGAAAAGTTTCCGTACACCGAAACAGAAGGCCAGCTTCAGGCAATCGAGGAGATTAAAAAAGATATGGAAAGCGAAAAGCCAATGGACAGGATTCTTTGTGGTGATGTTGGGTATGGCAAGACAGAAGTTGCTATGCGCGCAGCATTTAAAGCTGTGATGGACTCAAAGCAGGTAGCGGTGCTTGTTCCAACTACAATCTTGGCTCAGCAGCATTATATGACATTTGTACAACGAATGAAAGATTTTCCAATAACAATTGAAGTGCTTTCGCGTTTAAAAACTGAGAGCCAGCAAAAGAAGATATTAAAAAGGTTAAAAGACGGTACAATTGATATAATTATTGGAACTCATAGACTTTTATCAAATGATGTAAAGTTCAAAGATTTGGGGCTTTTGATTATTGACGAGGAGCACAAATTTGGAGTTGAACACAAGGAAAAGATAAAAAAATTAAAAGAAAATGTGGACGTTTTGACTCTTACAGCAACACCGATTCCAAGGACACTCAACATGGCACTTTTGGGTATAAGAGATTTGAGCATTATTGAAGACCCACCAGAAGACAGGTTTCCTGTGCAGACATTTGTCATGGAATATAATGAAAAGGTTATAAAAGAAGCAATCTTAAAAGAGATTTCACGAGGGGGACAGGTATTTTATCTCTACAACAGGGTAAAAGATATAGAAGAGGTGGTAAATAGGCTTCAGGCACTTTTAGGTGAAGATGTCAAGATTGCGTATGCGCACGGTCAGATGGATGAAAAACAGTTAGAAGAGGTGCTGATTGACTTTATAAACGGCAAATATGATGTACTTGTCACAACAACAATAATTGAATCAGGTGTTGATATGCCAAATGTAAATACACTCATTGTAGAGGATGCAGACAGGCTTGGTCTTGCACAGCTTTACCAACTCCGCGGAAGAGTTGGGCGCTCAAACAAGCTTGCATATGCATATTTTACATTTAGAAAAGACAAGGTACTATCTGAAGAGGCGTCAAAGAGACTTGCTGCTATAAAGGAATTTACAGAGCTTGGCTCAGGTTTTAAGATTGCAATGAGAGACCTTGAGATAAGAGGTGCAGGCTCAATTGTTGGAAAGCTTCAGCACGGACACATTAATGCTGTTGGATATGATATGTATATAAGGCTTTTGTCTGAGGAAATAAGAAGGCTAAAGGGCGAAAATATTCAGATGGAAATTGAGCCTCAGATAGATATAAAGGTTGATGCGTTTATAAGCGCTGATTATATAGAAGATGAAAAAGAACGAATTAATATGTATAAAAAAATTTCTTCCATTGAGTCAAAAGAAGATGTTCAGGAAATCTATGATGAGCTGATTGACCGATTTGGCGATGTTCCAAAAGAGGTTGACAACCTCATTAAGATTGCTTATATAAAGCTTCTTTGTAAAAAATTAGGAATACTAAATGTCATGCAAAACGGCAGTGAGAAAGTTAAGTTGCAATTCTTCTCACATGAAACAGTTTCACTTGCTAAGGAGTTATTCAGCCAAAGAGGAGTATCATATGCGCAAGGAAAAGATGGAACAGTAGAGGTCTTTTTGACAAAAGATTCTTTGGACCTCTTGATAAATCTTTTAGAGTGCTTGGAAGAAGGCTGTAGAAATATAGGTGCTTTAAAATAA
- a CDS encoding peptidylprolyl isomerase, which translates to MTKKAKIAILASAAVVLLVILIAVTPEIIKYVDENRAVAIVNGEKITKKEFSINYRSQIDYYYGLDKAFLSQRVDGKTYEEQIKENVLEGLIIRQIELQQAKKRNITLTAQEKKAIDEQINQYKNDSQNRLQFKQYLQTIGATEDDYKDQLIKLQIVSKLYNEVTKNQTASNSEIEGYYNSHKSDYIQVKASHILFKVSDPKEEAAKKKKAEEVLQMIKNGQSFEKLAQKYSEDETTKQKGGDLGYFRKGESGLDKEFEDATFSLSIGEISPVVKTSYGFHIIKVTDKKQLTLNDVKDEIKSTIESEKKQEYYKNLLEKWKKEAKIKKFENVLKSVSI; encoded by the coding sequence ATGACAAAGAAGGCAAAAATTGCTATTTTAGCATCTGCAGCGGTTGTGCTGCTGGTAATCCTCATTGCCGTAACTCCGGAGATAATAAAATATGTTGACGAGAACAGAGCTGTTGCCATTGTAAATGGAGAGAAGATTACTAAAAAGGAATTTTCTATCAACTACAGGTCTCAAATTGACTATTATTATGGGCTTGACAAGGCGTTTTTGTCACAAAGGGTTGATGGGAAAACTTATGAGGAGCAGATAAAGGAGAATGTACTTGAAGGTCTTATCATAAGGCAAATAGAACTTCAGCAAGCCAAGAAAAGAAATATCACATTGACTGCTCAGGAGAAAAAGGCAATAGATGAGCAAATTAACCAGTACAAAAATGACTCACAAAACAGACTGCAGTTTAAACAATATCTTCAAACCATTGGTGCAACAGAAGATGACTACAAAGATCAGCTTATAAAATTGCAGATAGTCTCAAAACTTTATAATGAAGTGACAAAGAACCAGACAGCATCAAATTCTGAGATAGAAGGCTATTATAATTCACATAAATCTGACTATATTCAGGTAAAAGCAAGTCATATTCTCTTTAAAGTGTCTGACCCAAAAGAAGAGGCTGCGAAGAAGAAAAAAGCAGAAGAAGTTTTGCAGATGATTAAAAACGGGCAGAGTTTTGAAAAACTTGCACAAAAGTATTCTGAAGATGAGACTACAAAACAAAAAGGAGGAGATCTTGGGTATTTTAGAAAAGGTGAGTCAGGATTAGATAAGGAGTTTGAAGACGCAACATTTTCTCTTAGCATTGGTGAGATAAGTCCGGTTGTCAAAACAAGCTATGGATTTCACATTATAAAAGTGACAGACAAAAAACAGCTGACTTTGAACGATGTAAAGGATGAGATAAAGTCAACGATAGAGAGTGAAAAGAAGCAAGAATATTACAAGAACTTGCTTGAAAAGTGGAAAAAGGAAGCCAAGATAAAGAAATTCGAGAATGTCCTAAAGAGCGTTTCTATATAA
- the tilS gene encoding tRNA lysidine(34) synthetase TilS, whose amino-acid sequence MDFLEKVRRTIDKHNMLKKGDKVLIGCSGGIDSMVLLDCIYRLKDEYELDITVAHLNHMLRQEAKEDELFVIDTCRRYNIKCVTRSVDVRKLKEEQKLSEEEAGRLARYNFFYELVKDLGLNRILLGHNKDDVVETFFLNLFRGSGLDGLASIPPVRDIVARPLIYMSRQEIEKYADKNGIRYVIDKTNFSSKYKRNVIRNEILPLVKAKFGDGVIDTIFRTINLIRDENLQINELVDDIFKRCVKKEDIYYVLDINEASTLPHFLQKRLVKKVFKEFEMQVSLDKVEDVLNLFSLPSGKMKIFGDLIVERQNDAVVFYKKVEKSDFCFEIPLKEEYDIKYRNFEFKFKITQSMEHENCIYVDSEKLFDGKIFFRTRRDGDFIQLKVGKKKLKEWFIDKKIPKRYRSSIPLLAKESEVIVIFDVYNNKVTINQSYKVTPQTKQFLEIKITILEGA is encoded by the coding sequence GTGGATTTTTTAGAAAAGGTAAGGCGGACAATTGACAAACACAATATGTTAAAAAAAGGCGATAAGGTTTTGATTGGCTGTTCTGGCGGAATTGATTCAATGGTGCTTTTAGATTGTATTTACAGATTAAAGGATGAGTATGAACTTGATATTACAGTTGCGCACCTTAACCATATGCTAAGACAAGAGGCAAAAGAGGATGAACTGTTTGTAATTGATACTTGTAGGAGGTATAATATTAAATGCGTAACAAGATCAGTGGATGTTAGAAAGCTTAAAGAAGAACAAAAGCTTTCTGAAGAAGAAGCAGGAAGACTTGCAAGGTATAATTTTTTTTATGAGCTTGTGAAAGATTTAGGGCTCAACAGAATTTTATTGGGCCATAATAAAGATGATGTTGTTGAGACATTTTTTTTAAACCTCTTTAGAGGAAGTGGGCTTGATGGTCTTGCATCTATTCCTCCTGTGCGTGATATTGTTGCAAGACCGCTTATATATATGTCAAGGCAGGAGATTGAAAAATATGCAGATAAAAATGGTATAAGATATGTAATAGACAAGACAAACTTTTCTTCAAAGTATAAGAGAAATGTTATAAGAAATGAGATTTTGCCGCTTGTAAAAGCTAAATTTGGAGATGGGGTAATTGACACCATTTTCAGGACAATAAATCTAATAAGAGATGAAAATCTACAGATAAATGAACTTGTTGATGATATTTTCAAAAGGTGCGTCAAGAAAGAAGATATTTACTATGTCCTTGACATAAATGAGGCAAGCACTCTGCCGCATTTTTTACAGAAAAGGCTTGTAAAAAAAGTGTTCAAGGAATTTGAAATGCAAGTTTCGCTTGATAAAGTAGAAGATGTGTTAAATCTTTTTTCACTTCCTTCTGGTAAGATGAAGATATTTGGTGATTTGATTGTTGAGAGGCAAAATGATGCTGTTGTGTTTTACAAAAAGGTAGAAAAGAGCGACTTTTGTTTTGAAATTCCATTAAAAGAGGAGTATGATATAAAGTATAGGAATTTTGAATTCAAATTTAAAATCACACAGAGTATGGAACACGAAAATTGCATTTACGTAGATAGCGAAAAATTATTTGACGGGAAAATATTTTTTAGGACACGCAGAGATGGTGATTTTATCCAGCTAAAAGTGGGTAAGAAGAAACTGAAAGAATGGTTTATTGATAAAAAGATTCCTAAACGATACAGAAGCAGCATACCACTTCTTGCAAAGGAGAGCGAAGTGATAGTTATATTTGATGTATACAATAACAAAGTTACCATAAATCAGAGCTACAAAGTTACACCACAAACCAAACAATTTTTAGAAATAAAAATTACAATACTGGAAGGAGCTTGA
- the hpt gene encoding hypoxanthine phosphoribosyltransferase, with protein sequence MRDITMKVKEILITEDQIRQKVKELGQRISEDYKDSDDFLMVCILKGGVVFMADLLRQITIPVKIEFMAVSSYGNSTSSSGIVRILKDLDTSIEGKDVLLVEDIVDTGLTLKYITEYLKGRRPRSLKICTMLDKPSRRKVDVEIHYKGFEIPDKFVVGYGLDYAGLYRNLPYIGVLE encoded by the coding sequence GTGAGAGACATAACAATGAAAGTAAAAGAGATTTTGATAACTGAAGACCAGATTCGTCAAAAGGTAAAAGAGCTTGGTCAAAGAATCTCAGAGGATTATAAAGACAGTGATGACTTTTTGATGGTGTGCATATTAAAAGGCGGAGTTGTATTCATGGCAGATTTGCTAAGGCAAATAACAATTCCTGTGAAGATAGAGTTTATGGCAGTTTCAAGCTACGGCAATTCAACTTCATCCTCGGGGATTGTCAGAATACTCAAAGACCTTGATACAAGCATTGAAGGGAAAGATGTTTTACTTGTTGAAGATATTGTTGACACAGGACTTACTCTTAAATACATTACAGAATATTTAAAAGGAAGAAGGCCAAGGAGCCTTAAAATTTGTACAATGCTTGACAAGCCGAGCAGAAGAAAGGTTGATGTGGAGATACATTATAAAGGGTTTGAGATACCTGACAAGTTTGTTGTTGGATATGGTTTAGATTATGCTGGGCTTTATAGAAATTTACCTTATATTGGTGTTTTGGAATAA